Genomic DNA from Longimicrobiales bacterium:
ATCGGTTCGTGCATGCGTCGGAGCTCACGCATGAACTCGGCGATGGCCGGCCCGGTCGACTGGGTCTGAACGGAAGCGGCTGCCGACCATGGACCTGCCGACGGCAGCCAGGCGAAGCCGGAACGCGCGCCGTACGAGTAGCCCTTGTCCTCGCGCAGGTTCTGGTTCAGCCGCGACGTGAACGAGCCGCCCAGTATCACGTTCATCACCTCGAGCGCGAAGTAGTCGGCGGTGGAACGCGGCACACCGATGCGGCCCAGCTGCACGACCGACTGCGCCGAGCCGGGTTTGTCGACCAGGTAGATAGTGCGGCCGCTGACCTGCGTGGCGTCGGCAATGCGATCGTCGGGGACCGCGGCGCGCTCCCATGACCCGAACGCGTCTTCCAGCAGCCGTTCGGTCGCAGCGCGATCGATGTCGCCGACGACGATGGCCGTCACGTTGTTCGGCCGGTAGTACTGCCCGTGGAACGCACGCAGGTCGGTCGTCGTCATCGCGCGCAGCGACGCGACCGTGCCCGCGTCTTCCCTGCCGTACGGATGCGCCGTACCGTACAGTGTCTGGCTGAACAGGGCGCCGGCGATGGCACCCGGCTCATCATATCGGCGCACCAGCGACGTCAGTCGCTCCTCACGCAGACGATTCAGCTCCGCGTCGGGGAAATCGGGTCGCAATACTACATCGGCTGCGATCGCCAGCGCGTCGGGCAGGCGCTGTGACGGCGCGCGCAGGGACATGCTCGACGTGTGCGTACCGGCACCGACGCCGAAGCGCGCACCGAGCATCTCGAACGCGTCGGCAATCTCCAGAGCGGAGCGTCCGGCGGCGCCCTCATCCAGCATCGCGGCAGTCATGCTCGCGACGCCGGGCGCCGCGGCATCGTCGCGTGTGGTCCCCGCCCCCACCAGCAGGTTCAGCTGCACGAGCGGAATGTCCCGTTTCTCCATGAGCAGCACGCGCATGCCGTTGTCGAGCGTGAACTCCTGCAGCGGTGGCAGCACCACCGCCGGAGCCTCGCCTACGGCCGGCCGCACGCTGCGGTCGGGTGTCTGCGCGGACGACGTCGTCGCATTCAGCAGCAGCGCGACCGCCACTCCGGCTGCCGCCAGTCCACGCCGGTTATCGATGATCGCGTTCATATCGAGCCCTTCAGTCGTTCGGTTTGGACCGCCAGCGCCTGCCGGCCGGCGGGATTCTCAGCCACGTGATTCCGGACTCAGCTGCAGATTCCCGGCAGGTACGATCCGGCTCTCCGGAATCGCGAGCTCCGCGCGCCCCTGCGGCACGATGCTCAGCACCACGCGCCGGTCGGCGTCCAGGAAGCGACTCGCGGCGGCGCTCAGGTCCTGCGGGGTGAGCGAGCGGAAGCGTTGCAGATCCTGGTTGAAGTAGTCGGGTGTGCCCGTGTAGTAGAGGTACTCGTTCAGTTGATCCGCCTTCGCGGAGACCACCTCGAGCTGCTCCAGGAACGACACCTCGTACTGGTTGATGATGCGCTCCAGCTCGCGCGACTCCGGCGCCTCCGCCTTCACCTTTTCGATCTCCTCCAGAATCACGGCCTCGAGCTCCGCGAGCGTGCGGCCGGTGCGCGCGGTGGCGCTGATCTGGAATTCGCCACCGAGCTTGCCGCCGTTCTGGAAGGCGGACACGTCGTCGGCGATCTGCAGCTCGTAGACCAGTCTGCGGTACAGGCGCGAGTTCTTGCCACCCGCCAGCAGCCGTGACAGCGCGGTCATGGCTGCGTCGTCATCCCCGTAACTCGGCGCCGAGACCCACGACATGTAAAGTCGCGGAAGCTGCACGCGGTCCTCGAGCATGATCCGGCGCGTCGACTCGATCACGGGCGGAGTCGCCGTGGGTGCCGGCACGGGCTCGCCCGCCGGCACGTCGGCGAACCACTTCTCCGCAAGCCGCCGCGCCTCCGCCAGGTCGATGTCGCCGGCAATCACGATGCTGGCATTGTTGGGCGCGTAATAGCGACGGAAGAAATTCACCACGTCCTCGTACGATGCGTTGCTCAGGTGATCCATGTATCCGATCACCGGCCACGAGTACGGATGCGACGCGGGATAGAGCGCCTCCGTCAGGAGCTGGCTCGCCAGACCGTACGGCCGGTTGTCATAGCTCTGGCGCCGCTCGTTCTTCACGACGTCGCGCTGGCCGTCGACGCTGGCGGGCGACATTGCGTCCAGCAGGTGGCCCATGCGGTCACTCTCGATATAGAGCGCCAGGTCCAGCGCGTTGCTCGAAAAAGACTGCATGTAGTTCGTGCGGTCACGCGACGTCGAGCCGTTCGGTGAGCCGCCCACTTCCTCGAACCACTCGTCGATCTTCCCTTCCGGCACGTTCTTCGACCCCTCGAACATGATGTGCTCGAAGAGGTGAGCGAAGCCGGTGCGGCCGGGCATCTCGCCACCGCTGCCGACGTGGTACCAGACGTTCGTCGCTATCGTCGGCGTGGTCGCATCGCGATGCAGGATCACCTGAAGGCCGTTCGGCAGCCGGAACTGCTCGTATTCGACACTGATGGTCTGTGCGGGTGCGCCGGCGGCGGCGGTCAGCACGAGGGCGGCCGCGAACAGCGGGGCGCGGGTGCGGATAAGCATGGGGTGCCTCGGGGTTTGTTGCTATCTGTTACCAGCGAAGGTCGCGCAACGCGGAGGCGTCTGCAAGTGGTCGGCGCTGGACTCAGACCCGGCCGACCTTCGTCCTGCTGCTCGTGTCCACGGAGTATCGCTTGTGAAATGCACGCTCGTTCTCGGTGGTGCCAATGACGATGATCTCGGCATCCGGAGCGTCCGGCATCGGCATGTCGGGCGGCGGGTTCACGATCGTCTCACCACCGACCTCTACGGCCACCACGCTGCAGCCGGTCTTCTCTCTTACCCGCGCCTCCTTGAGCGTCTTGCCCACGAGCTCCTTCGGTACCGGCCCGCGGAACACGTCCAGCCCCTCCGCGATCATGACGACATCATCCTGCTCGAGCAGGTTGAATACGGCGTTGGCCCCCATCGAGGCGTACGACATTACGAAGTCGGCGCCCGCGCGATGCAGCGTGGAGACGTTGCGTTCCAGGTTCGAGCGGCTTATCACCTGCATGTCCGGGCGCAGCCGGCGGCAGTAGATGGTGAGATATATGTTCGTCGCATCATCGCTCGTGGTTACGATGGCGGTCGGCGACTCACGGATCCCCGCGGTCTCCAGCACCTGCAGATCCGCTGCATTGCCGACGATGGTGTTCGCGGGGTCCTTCACGCGTGTCGGTTCCTGCTCGACGATGCGATAGCTGATGCCGCGCTCGGCGAGGGAGCGCGCCGCGGCACGGCCTACGCGCCCGCCGCCGAGGATCAGAACGGGTACATCGGGCAGGTTGTAGATCGCGGTGAGCTCGGTAAACCGGGCCAGCTGCTCATCGGACCCCGCCAGCACGAGCACGGTGGTCGGTTCCAGCACCTTCTCCGGAAGCGGCATTTCGAAGCTGCCTCGCTCCCACAGGCCGACCACGGTCAGACCGGTGGCGGCCCGCAGCCAGCCGTCGGCCAGAGTCCGGCCGATCATGGGTGTCCCGCTGATGGGCGCCTCTGCGATCAGCAGGTCGCCGAACTGGCCGATCACGTTCGCACGCACATCGCCGGCGACGGTGCGCCGCGCCAGCGAGCGTCCCAGCATCTCGGTCAGCTGGAGGACATGACTCGACCCCGCCAGCTCCAGGACGTCGATCGACTCGGTAGCGCGCGCGAACGAAACGATAGGCACCGTTTCGCTCACCTCGCGCACCGTGAACGAGATGTTCGAATTCATATAGTCGTCCGCGGTCGCGACGACGAGCGCGGCCGTGTCCGCTCGCATCCGCTCGTACGTTCGTACGTCGTCCCGCTCGCCCACCATCACCGCCACGCCCTTGTCGAACAGATCCAGAGCCGTCGTGAGATCCGGCTCCAGCACGTAGTACGTCCGGCCGAACGACTTCAGGCGCTCGATCAGCGCGAGCGATACGGGATCGAAGTTCGTGAGGATGACGTGGTCCTTCATCCCGGCCGGCAGCTCGCGCGGCGCGCGCCGCTGGCGCTGCGCGTCCAGCCAGGGCGCATAGAAGAACTCGATGAACGTGAACGGCAGCACCACGAGCAGAAACATGACCCCGGAAACCAGTACCACCACGGAGAAGAGGCGGCCCAGATCGCTGTGGAACGTGATGTCGCCGAATCCCAGCGTCGACATCACGGTCAGCGTCCAGTAGAACCCCGTGATCCACGTATGCTCCGTACGGCCCTCGCCCTCCGTAAGCATGATCACGTGGAAGAGCACGGAATACGTCAGGATCATCGCCGCGAGCAGCAGCAGGAACTTGCTGAGCAGCCGGATGTTGCGGCGCTGCGCCCCGCTCTCCGTGATGGCTGCGAGCTGTGCCGGAAGGAACTTCACGTGATGGATTCCGCGGCGGCAGGTATCGGACTCATGGCCGCACAATACGTTTCCCGCGCTTTGAGGTCCAGCATGCCCGGCCGGCATTTCCGGACAATGGCTTCGCTGCCGGTCACCATCCCCCGCGCCGGCGGGCCGCTCCGCGTCGGCGCGCGCCCAACGAAATGCCCGCGCCGGGTGTCCTTGTGGATGAGCGCCGGGCGATCATCGTCATGGCGCGCCACCCCACCACCGATGGAGCATCGTATGAAGAATGGACGTTCACTGGCGCTTGCACTGGCCGTCTTCGTGCTGGCACCGCTTCCCCTGCTGGCGCAGGGCGGAGGACAGGGCGGCCGCGGCGGCATGGGCGGCGGCGCCATGTCGGCCCGGCTGCTGATCGATCAGGGATCGGTCGAGTACCTTGTAACGAAGGCAGACCATCTCGGTCTGACGGCGGAGCAGAAGACCGGGCTGGAGGCGATCGGCGCAAGATGGTCCGCGACGACGAAGGAGTCACGCGAGCAGATTCGGACCAGGCTGCCTCAGCCCGGACAGGCTGCGGGCGGCAACCGCGAGGAGATGATGCAGCGGCTTCAGGAAATGCGGCCGTTCGCCGAAAAAGTGGACGAGGAAGACCGGAAGTCACTCGCGGGGGCGCTCGCGCTTCTCAACGAGGAGCAGCAGACGAAAGCGAAGGCGCTCATCGAGGAGCGCCGTCAGAACGCACGGCCGCGCCGTGGCGGCGGTGCGTGATCTGTCCGGCCCGGCTCGACGCCGGAGGCCGTGAACCGGAAGGGAGCGCCGTCGACGCAGGTCCGCGGCGCTCCTGTCGCATACTCCACCCCTGCCGGATCCGATCCGGCTCGCATCCCCACCGCCCCCTTCTTATTGTCCACGAAATCGTACTGCTGTCGATTCATCCTTCGAGGAGAATAATGTCTCATCGCAGAATCGTCCTGCTCGCGGCCGCTGTCGGCCTCCTGTCCGCCTGCGCGCCCGCGGCGCCGGCACCCGCCGCGACGCCCGCCCCGGCCGGGGGCGGCTTCGGCATGGTCATTCACGGAGGCGCCGGCACCATCACACGCGCCACCATGACCGACGAGATGGAGGCACAGTTCCGCGCGGTCCTCGAGCAGGCTCTGCGAACAGGACACGGCATCCTCGAGAGCGGCGGCTCCAGCCTCGACGCCGTGGAGGCAACCGTCCGCGTCATGGAGGATTCACCCATCTTCAACGCCGGCCGGGGCGCCGTATTCACCAGCGAGGGCAGGAACGAGCTCGATGCAGCCATCATGGACGGCCGCACGCTCCAGGCCGGCGCCGTCGCCGGCATCACACGGGTCAAGAGCCCCATCTCGCTGGCCCGCGCCGTCATGGAGAAGTCCCCGCACGTCATGATGATCCGCGACGGCGCCGAAGCCTTCGCCCGAGAACAGGGGCACGAGATGGTGCCCGAAAGCTACTTCTTCACGGAAAATCGCTGGAACGCTCTGCGCCGCGCCCTGGAGGCCGAAGGCCGGCCCATGCCGGCCCGACCCGCAGGAACCCCACCGCCGCAGGGTGAGCTGCCGCTCCACGAGGATGACAGTGACCGGAAGTTCGGAACCGTCGGCGCCGTCGCCCTCGACCGCCATGGCAACCTCGCCGCCGCCACGTCCACCGGCGGCATGACCAACAAGCGCTTTGGCCGCGTCGGCGACGTTCCCATCATCGGAGCGGGCACCTACGCCAACGCGCAGTGCGCCGTGTCCGCCACCGGCCACGGTGAGTTCTTCATTCGCAACATCGTCGCCTACGACATCTGTGCCCGCATGACCTACACCGGCGTTTCCCTCGACCGCGCCGCCCACCAGGTCGTGATGGAGCGCCTCGTCGAGCAGGGCGGCGACGGCGGCGTCATCGCCATGGACGCAGCCGGCAACCACACCATGACATTCAATTCGGAGGGGATGTATCGCGGTCACATCGACGCACAGGGCCGCGTCACCGTCGCGATCTATCGGGATGACTGAGCGGTGCGGGATACCCGCTCAAGCCCATAACGACTGATCAGAACGGGATCGACTCAGGCTTCCACGTCGAACGACACGAGGCCCGGGTCGATCTCCTCCACTCCGCCATCCGCACGCCGGACCACCAGGCGGGCCAGGCCCTCGTCCCGGCACACCGCGACGGCGGCACGAACCGCCTGGCTCTCCGTCGGAAACTCGACGAGCGCCCGCAGGCCATGCCGCAGTACCCAGCCACTTCCCCCCTGTACCACCTCGTAGAGCGCCTGCTCGTGCATCACCCTGCTCCTGCTCAGTGTTACGCAGGGAATTTGTATTGAAAGAACGGTGCCAACTCAAACGCATGTTTCACGATGGCGCACGGGAGGGACGGCCGACTGTCCTGAAACGCGGTCGCACCGCGCTCACGGCCGGACGCTTAACCTTCGTAAAGGTCGGTCCGACATACGTTTAGGGAATAGAGGCCGGACGGCACGCAACTCGCCTTTCACCACCGGCGATGGGACTCTCACGAAAGGGGGTTCGCGTGCTTGGGGATCTTTATCTGGCGCGCTTCGGCAGCGGGTTCGCAGCCTACATGGCGCTGCAGCGGGCGCTGATCACGAGATGGGTAGCGCGAGGGGGGACGGAGCAGAGCTGGTGCGAGCGCATGGCTCCGCTGTTTCGTCGCCGGTATGGCTGGCTGGGCTGGGAGTCGGGCCGGTAGGCAGGGCCGTGATGAGTTGCGATCACGCGGGCTGGAGCGAATCGAGGCGCAGCTGGAGGGTGTCGGCTTCGAGGGCTGCACCGATCTCGATGGCGACGCGAAGGCCGGCCTGAAAAAAGTTGCGGGCGCTGTCGGCCTGCTGCTGGACGACGGCGATGTCGCCCATGAGGCGCAGGCATTCGAGACGGCGCCACTGGTTGCTGGTATTGCCGAAGTAGCCGAGTGCGGCGCTGGCCAGGTCCTGGGCGCGGTCGATGTCGCCGCGTCGCAGGTAGGACTCGGCGAGGTTGATTCGGACGATGCCGAGGAGGTCGAGGTCCATGAGCTCTCGGGCAAGCCCTTCGGCACGGTCCAGGACAGGATGGGCGACGGCATCGGCCCGCCGGTCCAGTGCGGCTCGACCGTAGTTGTTGAGCGCGAACACCACACCGCGCCTGTAGCCGCCCGCCTGAAAACACTGGAAAGACTCGACGAAGCAGTCCTCGGCGTGGTTGAACTCGCCCCGTATGGCGGCGATCGAGCCGAGGTTCTGGAGGGCGATGCCACGGATGCGGAGGTCGTCGGAAATCGTGAGCATCTCATCATAGAGACCCCGGGCACGGTCCAGGTCGCCCTGACTCTGATAAACGGCCGCCTCTGCATTCAGGGCCTCGGCCAGAAGGATGTCGAAGCCGAGGGCGCGGGCCTGCGCTGCGCTTTCGCGCGCGCAAGTCAGGGATTCCTCCCATTCGCAATGCGTACGGAGTACGTCCGCCTGGCGGCGCAGGGCCTCGATACGGGGACGCGGATCATCCACGTCCATCGCCGCCGCCTGGCGATACGAATCCAGCGCGCGGTCGAGGACTCCGCCCGTTTCGTAACGCAGGCCCTCCTCGATCAGTTCTCTCGGCGTCGGCATAGGTGTTGCTTCTGATCCAGAATAACCGGACAAATGAGGAGCGTGATCCATGAGACGTTCAAGGTGTGTGCCGCTGGCTCTTGTCGTTGCCGCGAGCGGATTCCTGGCGGCGTGCGACCGGGATCCGGCCGCCGATCCGACGGGCCAGACGGAATACGTGCAGGTGGATTCACGCGGACTCCTCTCGGCGTGCGCAGTGGCGCCGTCCGCGAAGGCCAGTGCCGTGATCGGAGCTGCGGGCGGATCGGTCAGCGCCGGTGGCGTGACGTTCACCGTACCGGAGGGCGCCGTCCCCGGACCGACCGAGTTCCGGGTGCACGTACCGTCTTCGCAGTACGCGGAAGTGAACATCCAGGCGAACGGGCAGGAGCACTATCAGTTCCAATCCCCCGTAGTCGTTTCAATGGACTACAGCCGCTGCACAGCATCGGGGCCGCTCGCCGTCTGGCACATCGACCCCGTCACGAAGGCATTGCTGGAGAACATGGGCGGCGTAAACGACGCCCAGAACCGGCGGATGATCTTCTCGACCATGCACCTGTCCGGGTACGCCATCGCCAACTAGACGTGCGTGAGAGTAGGGGAATCAGAGCGGGGGCGGAAGCGCCCTCGCTCTTTTCCTATGTCGGCCTGAACGCCCCGGCGTTCCGGCAAGCGCCGGACCGCCCGGGTTCCGATTGACTGCGAGACGGTTTCAGCTGCCGGGATTCTCGTATCCCGTGCGAACGAAGGGCTTCACATCGTCCCAGCTGCGGAACCGTTCGGAAGCGTCATCCCGCCAGCCATGCCGGAGATCCGCCTCGACATCTTCGAATCCGCGGCCTTCGTAGTCGGGGTTGCGCCGCGCGATCCTGCCCAGGTAGTAGAACGAGCGCGCATCGTCGTAATCCGCTGTATCGGAGTATTGCTTCTCGTGCAGACTGCGATAGTGCGCGTCCGTCTCATCATTGAAATCGTCCGTCGCCTCGCCGACGCCATGCCCCGCCCACCAGCCACCGAGGGCCCCGGCCAGACCGCCGATGATGATGCCGGCAGGTCCGAGCATCGCTCCCAGCCCCGCACCGGCAGCCGCGCCGGTCATTCCTCCGAGCCCTTCCGATACACGCACCGGATCTTCGTCGTCGGCGGGCCCTCGATCGATCTGCTTCGCCACTGCATCCTCCTCTTCATGGTTGTGGTCCTGCTGGACTCATGGGAGCAAGGAGTGCGCCGGGGGACGGCAGACCGGGCACGTTGCGTGCAACCCACGGGAGCGTCTCGCAACTGTACGGAGGATGGAATGGCACAGTGTGAATTCTGCGGCAACAACTACGACAAGTCGTTCGAGGTGCGGATGCAGGGCTCGACACACACGTTCGACAGCTTCGAGTGTGCGATCGCCACTCTCGCACCGACGTGCGATACGTGCGGTGTGCGCATCATCGGGCACGGCATGGAGGCGAGCGGTCGCTTCTTCTGCTGCGAGCACTGCGCGGAGAAGGCCGGTGTTGAAGGGCTGAACGACCGCGTTCGCAGCTAACGCGGGGAAGGTTCGCAGCTGACGCGCGAAGCAGGAAAACGAGTCGGCGGCATCGCGTTCAGGGATGCGCTCAACGCAGCACGACGCCGGCTCGCTGAGCGCCGGCCGCATCGGCGGCCGGCGTCCATTCAGAAGATGTAGACGGGCGTGCCTACGGGCACCTGCTCGAAGA
This window encodes:
- a CDS encoding pitrilysin family protein; its protein translation is MNAIIDNRRGLAAAGVAVALLLNATTSSAQTPDRSVRPAVGEAPAVVLPPLQEFTLDNGMRVLLMEKRDIPLVQLNLLVGAGTTRDDAAAPGVASMTAAMLDEGAAGRSALEIADAFEMLGARFGVGAGTHTSSMSLRAPSQRLPDALAIAADVVLRPDFPDAELNRLREERLTSLVRRYDEPGAIAGALFSQTLYGTAHPYGREDAGTVASLRAMTTTDLRAFHGQYYRPNNVTAIVVGDIDRAATERLLEDAFGSWERAAVPDDRIADATQVSGRTIYLVDKPGSAQSVVQLGRIGVPRSTADYFALEVMNVILGGSFTSRLNQNLREDKGYSYGARSGFAWLPSAGPWSAAASVQTQSTGPAIAEFMRELRRMHEPIPADEIDRARNFLAMRYPAGFQSVAGIAGRIAEMVQYGLPADYFNRYVANVLAVTDSDVHRVARAYIDPENVAIFVVGDREVIEQQVRDLGLGDIRFLEVTDVFGPMPALDN
- a CDS encoding pitrilysin family protein, whose protein sequence is MLIRTRAPLFAAALVLTAAAGAPAQTISVEYEQFRLPNGLQVILHRDATTPTIATNVWYHVGSGGEMPGRTGFAHLFEHIMFEGSKNVPEGKIDEWFEEVGGSPNGSTSRDRTNYMQSFSSNALDLALYIESDRMGHLLDAMSPASVDGQRDVVKNERRQSYDNRPYGLASQLLTEALYPASHPYSWPVIGYMDHLSNASYEDVVNFFRRYYAPNNASIVIAGDIDLAEARRLAEKWFADVPAGEPVPAPTATPPVIESTRRIMLEDRVQLPRLYMSWVSAPSYGDDDAAMTALSRLLAGGKNSRLYRRLVYELQIADDVSAFQNGGKLGGEFQISATARTGRTLAELEAVILEEIEKVKAEAPESRELERIINQYEVSFLEQLEVVSAKADQLNEYLYYTGTPDYFNQDLQRFRSLTPQDLSAAASRFLDADRRVVLSIVPQGRAELAIPESRIVPAGNLQLSPESRG
- a CDS encoding NAD-binding protein, encoding MKFLPAQLAAITESGAQRRNIRLLSKFLLLLAAMILTYSVLFHVIMLTEGEGRTEHTWITGFYWTLTVMSTLGFGDITFHSDLGRLFSVVVLVSGVMFLLVVLPFTFIEFFYAPWLDAQRQRRAPRELPAGMKDHVILTNFDPVSLALIERLKSFGRTYYVLEPDLTTALDLFDKGVAVMVGERDDVRTYERMRADTAALVVATADDYMNSNISFTVREVSETVPIVSFARATESIDVLELAGSSHVLQLTEMLGRSLARRTVAGDVRANVIGQFGDLLIAEAPISGTPMIGRTLADGWLRAATGLTVVGLWERGSFEMPLPEKVLEPTTVLVLAGSDEQLARFTELTAIYNLPDVPVLILGGGRVGRAAARSLAERGISYRIVEQEPTRVKDPANTIVGNAADLQVLETAGIRESPTAIVTTSDDATNIYLTIYCRRLRPDMQVISRSNLERNVSTLHRAGADFVMSYASMGANAVFNLLEQDDVVMIAEGLDVFRGPVPKELVGKTLKEARVREKTGCSVVAVEVGGETIVNPPPDMPMPDAPDAEIIVIGTTENERAFHKRYSVDTSSRTKVGRV
- a CDS encoding isoaspartyl peptidase/L-asparaginase, which encodes MSHRRIVLLAAAVGLLSACAPAAPAPAATPAPAGGGFGMVIHGGAGTITRATMTDEMEAQFRAVLEQALRTGHGILESGGSSLDAVEATVRVMEDSPIFNAGRGAVFTSEGRNELDAAIMDGRTLQAGAVAGITRVKSPISLARAVMEKSPHVMMIRDGAEAFAREQGHEMVPESYFFTENRWNALRRALEAEGRPMPARPAGTPPPQGELPLHEDDSDRKFGTVGAVALDRHGNLAAATSTGGMTNKRFGRVGDVPIIGAGTYANAQCAVSATGHGEFFIRNIVAYDICARMTYTGVSLDRAAHQVVMERLVEQGGDGGVIAMDAAGNHTMTFNSEGMYRGHIDAQGRVTVAIYRDD
- a CDS encoding DUF2188 domain-containing protein, which encodes MHEQALYEVVQGGSGWVLRHGLRALVEFPTESQAVRAAVAVCRDEGLARLVVRRADGGVEEIDPGLVSFDVEA